A genome region from Triticum aestivum cultivar Chinese Spring chromosome 2B, IWGSC CS RefSeq v2.1, whole genome shotgun sequence includes the following:
- the LOC123042913 gene encoding peroxidase 31 — MASSGAMVLAMVVLLAAVLVSPAAAAAAAEFISMPTDDVGDHSYGVHATFCPDLERIVRDKVVDARRNDIGVVAGLLRIFFHDCFPNGCDASLLLETSHLYSSERDLPQNKGLHEGALQLIQRIRDAVRDAKCTDVSCADITMLATRDALMMSGAPRYDVHLGRKDSKRPASFAEVRRFLPARDAKIKDLIRVFEDRGFNKGDLVALSGAHTIGKATCPSLEFRTGEPAWFVKAIKDNCPRSGDKKHILDVTTPDVFDNKYYGNLLLGLGVLGTDMELLQHQETRFFVESWAKDEHLGWFHGHFAAAMKKMADLPVDPDGEYRDNCFRPKSFVRNLTADGFSASA; from the exons ATGGCGTCGAGCGGTGCAATGGTGTTGGCCATGGTGGTCCTCCTCGCCGCCGTGCTGGTGAGCCCTGCTGCTGCCGCGGCAGCGGCGGAGTTCATCTCCATGCCGACCGACGACGTCGGTGACCACTCCTACGGCGTCCACGCCACGTTCTGCCCCGACCTGGAGAGGATTGTGCGCGACAAGGTGGTGGATGCGCGCAGAAACGACATCGgcgtcgtcgccggcctcctccgcaTCTTCTTCCACGACTGCTTCCCTAAC GGCTGCGACGCGTCGCTCCTGCTGGAGACAAGTCACCTCTACTCCAGCGAGCGGGACCTTCCCCAAAACAAAGGGCTGCACGAGGGCGCGCTCCAACTCATCCAGCGTATCCGCGATGCCGTGCGCGACGCCAAGTGCACGGACGTGTCGTGCGCCGACATCACCATGCTCGCCACCCGGGATGCCCTCATGATGTCCGGGGCACCAAGGTACGACGTGCACCTTGGCCGGAAGGACAGCAAGCGCCCTGCCTCGTTTGCCGAGGTCAGACGCTTCCTGCCCGCACGCGATGCCAAGATCAAGGATCTCATCCGGGTCTTCGAGGACCGCGGCTTCAACAAGGGTGACCTAGTCGCGCTCTCCGGCGCACATACCATCGGCAAGGCAACCTGCCCGAGCCTAGAATTCCGCACCGGGGAGCCCGCCTGGTTCGTCAAGGCAATCAAAGACAATTGCCCCAGATCAGGGGACAAGAAGCACATACTCGATGTTACCACCCCCGACGTGTTCGACAACAAGTACTACGGCAATCTCCTCCTAGGGTTGGGTGTGCTTGGCACCGACATGGAGCTCCTCCAACACCAGGAAACAAGATTTTTTGTCGAAAGCTGGGCCAAGGACGAGCATCTAGGGTGGTTCCATGGGCACTTCGCTGCCGCCATGAAGAAGATGGCAGATTTGCCTGTGGACCCCGACGGCGAGTACCGCGACAACTGCTTCAGGCCCAAGTCGTTTGTGAGGAACCTCACCGCAGACGGTTTCTCGGCCTCGGCTTGA
- the LOC123039731 gene encoding protein NRT1/ PTR FAMILY 5.10-like yields MEMVDAEAPFLTEHTDDEPVLAGVSDFRGRPVYRSTSGWWRSALFVVVMEVASAFAYYGVSANLITYLTGPLGHSSAAAAAAVNVWSGTATPMPLLGAFVADSWLGRYRSIILAGTLYVMWYAMITLASVLTAQHPSLSGDTSSHPLSLRVAFFYTSLYLIAMVQGADNPNALAFAADQFDPNHPRECAARSSLFNWWYFSLAIGITISVGVVGYIQENLGWGIGFGMLCAIMLGAFIVFFLGTPTYRLYAPTPGAENPFALLARSLAALAQHDNATLSSLLGNQKEYQVEQKEDAVKKEEARGVVRLLSIWAACLAYGVVFAQFMTFFNKQARTLDRRIFGSLELPPAVLQMLGAATTLLFVPIYDRVLVPMLRRMTGSPSGLTLLQRVGTGMTLTLPTMLVAALVEIRRLETTHEHGLVDNADAIVPMCWAWLVPQYVLIGVAGVFAEVGMQEFFYDQMPSELRSLGMALYYSVIGMGNFISGALVSLIDHITNSGGGDSWFADNLNRAHLDYFYWLLAGLSATELALFLRCASTYVYSHKRLR; encoded by the exons ATGGAAATGGTGGACGCCGAGGCTCCCTTCCTTACGGAGCACACGGACGATGAGCCAGTGCTGGCCGGCGTCTCCGACTTCCGTGGCCGCCCCGTCTACCGCAGCACCTCGGGCTGGTGGCGCTCCGCCCTCTTCGTCGTCG TGATGGAGGTCGCCAGCGCTTTCGCCTACTATGGCGTGTCGGCGAACCTGATCACGTACCTGACGGGGCCGCTCGGccactccagcgccgccgccgctgccgccgtgaATGTCTGGTCGGGAACGGCCACCCCGATGCCGCTGCTGGGCGCCTTCGTCGCCGACTCGTGGCTGGGGCGCTACCGATCCATCATCCTCGCCGGCACTCTCTACGTCATg TGGTATGCCATGATCACTCTAGCATCTGTGCTCACGGCACAACATCCATCGTTGTCGGGTGACACCTCTTCCCATCCTTTGTCGCTGCGGGTGGCGTTCTTCTACACCTCCCTGTACCTCATCGCCATGGTGCAGGGCGCGGACAATCCAAATGCATTGGCCTTTGCCGCTGACCAGTTCGATCCCAACCACCCGAGGGAATGCGCCGCCCGCAGCTCCTTGTTCAACTGGTGGTACTTCTCACTAGCTATAGGTATCACTATTTCTGTTGGTGTAGTCGGCTACATACAGGAGAACCTTGGCTGGGGAATTGGGTTTGGCATGCTCTGCGCCATCATGCTAGGTGCCTTCATTGTCTTCTTCCTTGGAACCCCTACATACCGCCTCTATGCACCCACTCCCGGTGCTGAGAACCCCTTTGCCCTCCTTGCTCGTAGCCTTGCCGCGCTAGCCCAACATGACAATGCCACTTTGAGCTCATTGCTTGGTAACCAAAAAGAATACCAGGTAGAACAGAAAGAGGATGCGGTAAAAAAGGAGGAGGCACGTGGCGTGGTACGGTTGCTGTCAATCTGGGCGGCATGCCTGGCATATGGTGTGGTGTTTGCGCAGTTCATGACATTCTTTAACAAGCAGGCTCGCACCCTGGACCGCCGCATCTTTGGCAGCCTAGAGTTACCGCCGGCGGTGCTTCAAATGTTAGGGGCTGCAACAACTCTGTTGTTTGTTCCCATATATGATCGTGTGCTGGTGCCGATGCTCAGGCGCATGACAGGCAGCCCGTCGGGTCTGACGCTACTACAACGCGTTGGCACGGGCATGACGTTGACCCTGCCTACGATgttggtggcggcattggtggaAATACGGCGCCTTGAGACAACACACGAGCATGGGCTGGTGGACAATGCTGACGCAATAGTGCCAATGTGCTGGGCGTGGTTGGTGCCACAATATGTATTGATTGGTGTGGCAGGCGTGTTCGCGGAAGTCGGGATGCAGGAATTCTTCTACGACCAGATGCCCAGTGAGCTACGCAGCTTGGGCATGGCCCTCTACTATAGCGTGATAGGCATGGGCAACTTCATCAGTGGTGCTCTGGTATCCCTGATCGACCACATCACCAACAGCGGTGGTGGCGACAGCTGGTTCGCGGACAATCTCAACCGTGCTCACCTCGACTACTTCTACTGGCTGCTTGCCGGCCTCAGCGCCACTGAGCTGGCGCTCTTCCTCCGGTGCGCAAGCACCTACGTCTACAGCCACAAGAGGCTCCGCTGA